A single window of Usitatibacter rugosus DNA harbors:
- a CDS encoding succinate dehydrogenase assembly factor 2: protein MKWRSRRGLLELDIVFQRYWKAHDGGMPEAEAKVLERLLLLPDNDLLDLVMGRTTTRDVAFADLVEKLKAA, encoded by the coding sequence TTGAAGTGGCGTAGCCGGCGTGGCCTGCTGGAGCTGGACATCGTGTTCCAGCGCTACTGGAAGGCGCACGACGGCGGCATGCCCGAGGCCGAGGCCAAGGTGCTGGAGCGGCTCCTGCTGCTCCCCGACAACGACCTGCTGGACCTCGTGATGGGCAGGACCACGACGCGCGATGTGGCGTTCGCGGACCTGGTCGAGAAACTCAAGGCCGCCTAG